Proteins encoded by one window of Xanthomonas sp. DAR 80977:
- the asd gene encoding archaetidylserine decarboxylase (Phosphatidylserine decarboxylase is synthesized as a single chain precursor. Generation of the pyruvoyl active site from a Ser is coupled to cleavage of a Gly-Ser bond between the larger (beta) and smaller (alpha chains). It is an integral membrane protein.), translating into MSLLTTLTYVLPHRLLSSLARRLAYSPRPGLKQWLIDTVVRRFGVNLAEAAEPDPRAYPTFNAFFTRALQPGARVADPDPQALLMPADGRISQLGPIQDGRIFQAKGQAFTAAELLGDAAAAAPFANGLYATVYLSPRDYHRVHMPWTGTLRETVHVPGRLFSVGPDAVRDVPRLFARNERLVCHFDTEFGPMASVMVGALLVSGVETVWSGVEIPRYGDRITRKDWRGKGIVLERFAEMARFNYGSTVIVLLPPGVAQLDPTLAAETAVRLGQTLARRAQS; encoded by the coding sequence ATGAGCCTGCTGACCACGCTGACCTACGTGCTGCCGCACCGGCTGCTGTCCTCGCTGGCGCGGCGCCTGGCCTACTCGCCGCGGCCGGGGCTGAAGCAATGGCTGATCGACACCGTGGTGCGCCGCTTCGGGGTGAACCTGGCCGAGGCCGCCGAACCCGATCCGCGCGCCTATCCGACCTTCAATGCGTTCTTCACCCGCGCACTGCAGCCGGGCGCGCGCGTCGCCGATCCCGACCCGCAGGCGCTGCTGATGCCGGCCGACGGCCGCATCAGCCAGCTCGGCCCGATCCAGGACGGGCGCATCTTCCAGGCCAAGGGCCAGGCGTTCACCGCCGCCGAGCTGCTCGGCGACGCCGCCGCGGCGGCGCCGTTCGCCAACGGCCTGTACGCCACCGTGTACCTGTCCCCGCGCGACTACCACCGCGTGCACATGCCCTGGACCGGCACCCTGCGCGAGACCGTGCATGTGCCGGGGCGACTGTTCAGCGTCGGCCCGGACGCGGTGCGCGACGTGCCGCGGCTGTTCGCGCGCAACGAGCGCCTGGTCTGCCATTTCGATACCGAGTTCGGCCCGATGGCCTCGGTGATGGTCGGCGCGCTGCTGGTCTCCGGGGTGGAGACGGTGTGGAGCGGCGTGGAGATCCCGCGCTACGGCGACCGCATCACCCGCAAGGACTGGCGCGGCAAGGGCATCGTGCTGGAGCGGTTCGCGGAGATGGCCCGCTTCAACTACGGTTCGACTGTGATCGTGCTGTTGCCGCCGGGTGTGGCGCAGCTCGATCCGACGCTGGCGGCGGAAACCGCGGTCCGGCTCGGCCAGACGCTCGCCAGGCGGGCGCAAAGCTGA
- a CDS encoding SCO family protein has translation MFNRNFGIVLVVALAAGLGLLLAQKYFGGSASAWPETRSVRLYPQPRALPDFHLRQSDGTPLVPGELKGHWTLVFLGFTACPDVCPTTLADLARAQKQWESIPETLRPRVLFVSVDPERDTPARLGAYAHGFHKDTLAATADVPELERFATALGFVFQKVPGKHFQENSNDYSMDHSAAIAVLDPQGRQAGLIRPPFEPAAIAADLQALTKATAP, from the coding sequence ATGTTCAACCGCAACTTCGGCATCGTCCTGGTGGTCGCCCTGGCCGCCGGCCTGGGCCTGCTGCTGGCCCAGAAGTACTTCGGCGGCAGCGCTTCGGCGTGGCCCGAGACCCGCAGCGTGCGCCTGTACCCGCAGCCGCGCGCCCTGCCCGACTTCCATCTGCGCCAGTCCGATGGCACGCCACTGGTCCCCGGCGAGCTGAAGGGCCACTGGACGCTGGTGTTCCTGGGCTTCACCGCCTGCCCGGACGTGTGCCCGACCACCCTGGCCGACCTGGCCCGCGCGCAGAAACAGTGGGAATCGATCCCGGAGACGCTGCGCCCGCGGGTGCTGTTCGTCTCGGTCGATCCCGAGCGCGACACCCCGGCGCGGCTGGGCGCCTACGCCCACGGCTTCCACAAGGACACCCTGGCCGCCACCGCCGACGTGCCGGAGCTGGAGCGTTTCGCCACCGCGCTGGGCTTCGTGTTCCAGAAGGTGCCCGGCAAGCATTTCCAGGAGAATTCCAACGACTACAGCATGGACCACTCCGCCGCGATCGCCGTGCTCGATCCGCAGGGCCGCCAGGCCGGGCTGATCCGCCCGCCGTTCGAGCCGGCGGCGATCGCCGCCGACCTGCAGGCGCTGACCAAGGCGACCGCGCCATGA
- a CDS encoding aspartate-semialdehyde dehydrogenase yields the protein MSNESRRFNVAVVGATGAVGETMLAILAERDFPIATLYPLASERSAGGQVEFKGQKVTVLDLATFDPTGVDIALFSAGGGISKEYAPKFAAAGAVVIDNSSAFRYDDDVPLVVSEVNPDALKQRPRGIVANPNCSTMQMLVALAPLHREFNIERINVATYQSVSGGGRSALEELGKQTGQLLNFQEIDPQRFPVQIAFNLIPHIDDFLENGFTKEEMKLVWETRKILGDDNIQVNPTAVRVPVFYGHSEAVAIETTRKVTVEQARALLAAAPGVEVVDERKAGGYPTPVTHASGNDAVYVGRIREDISHPRGLNLWIVSDNIRKGAALNAVQLAELVAQEG from the coding sequence ATGAGCAACGAATCCCGTCGTTTCAACGTCGCCGTCGTCGGCGCCACCGGCGCTGTCGGCGAAACCATGCTGGCCATCCTCGCCGAACGCGATTTCCCCATCGCCACCCTGTACCCGCTGGCCTCCGAGCGCTCCGCCGGCGGCCAGGTCGAGTTCAAGGGCCAGAAGGTCACCGTGCTCGACCTGGCCACCTTCGACCCCACCGGCGTGGACATCGCGCTGTTCTCCGCCGGCGGCGGCATCTCCAAGGAATACGCGCCGAAGTTCGCCGCCGCCGGCGCGGTGGTGATCGACAACTCCTCGGCGTTCCGCTACGACGACGACGTGCCGCTGGTGGTGTCGGAAGTGAACCCGGACGCGCTCAAGCAGCGTCCGCGCGGCATCGTCGCCAATCCCAACTGCTCGACCATGCAGATGCTGGTGGCGCTGGCGCCGCTGCACCGCGAGTTCAACATCGAGCGGATCAACGTGGCCACCTACCAGTCGGTGTCCGGCGGCGGGCGGTCGGCATTGGAGGAACTGGGCAAGCAGACCGGCCAGCTGCTCAACTTCCAGGAGATCGACCCGCAGCGCTTCCCGGTGCAGATCGCCTTCAACCTGATCCCGCACATCGACGATTTCCTCGAGAACGGCTTCACCAAGGAAGAAATGAAGCTGGTCTGGGAGACGCGCAAGATCCTCGGCGACGACAACATCCAGGTGAATCCGACCGCGGTGCGCGTGCCGGTGTTCTATGGCCATTCCGAGGCGGTGGCGATCGAGACCACCCGCAAGGTGACGGTGGAGCAGGCGCGCGCGCTGCTGGCCGCCGCGCCGGGCGTGGAAGTGGTGGACGAGCGCAAGGCCGGCGGCTATCCGACCCCGGTCACCCATGCCTCCGGCAACGACGCGGTCTACGTCGGCCGCATCCGCGAGGACATCTCGCATCCGCGCGGCCTCAACCTGTGGATCGTCTCCGACAACATCCGCAAGGGCGCCGCCCTCAACGCGGTGCAGCTGGCCGAACTGGTGGCGCAGGAAGGCTGA
- the prmB gene encoding 50S ribosomal protein L3 N(5)-glutamine methyltransferase, which translates to MTADAAAELHTIIDLIRYGTSRFNAAELSFGHSYDNALDEATQLVLHALHLPHDLGPAYGGARVTTPEKAQVLALFERRIAERIPAAYLTGEAWFAGLSFKSDARALVPRSPIAELIEAGFEPWLAGREVERALDLCTGSGCIAIAMGHYNPNWQVDAVDISDDALALAAENKARLLADNVELVKSDLFAGLDGRRYELIVTNPPYVTHAETDALPPEYAHEPELGLRAGDDGLDLALKILRDAPAHLSEDGLLICEVGESERALVQLLPEVDFAWVEFKVGQMGIFAVEASELVAHHARIAELAAGR; encoded by the coding sequence ATGACTGCCGACGCGGCCGCCGAACTCCACACGATCATCGACCTGATCCGCTACGGCACCAGCCGTTTCAATGCCGCCGAACTGAGCTTCGGCCACAGCTACGACAACGCCCTGGACGAAGCCACGCAACTGGTGCTGCACGCGCTGCACCTGCCGCACGACCTGGGCCCGGCCTACGGCGGCGCGCGCGTGACCACGCCGGAGAAGGCGCAGGTGCTGGCGCTGTTCGAGCGCCGCATCGCCGAGCGCATCCCCGCCGCCTACCTGACCGGCGAGGCCTGGTTCGCCGGGCTCAGCTTCAAGAGCGACGCGCGCGCGCTGGTGCCGCGCTCGCCGATCGCCGAGCTGATCGAAGCCGGCTTCGAGCCATGGCTGGCCGGGCGCGAGGTCGAGCGCGCGCTGGACCTGTGCACCGGTTCGGGCTGCATCGCAATCGCGATGGGGCACTACAACCCGAACTGGCAGGTGGACGCGGTCGACATCAGCGACGACGCGCTGGCCCTGGCCGCGGAGAACAAGGCGCGGCTGCTGGCCGACAACGTCGAGCTGGTCAAGTCCGACCTGTTCGCCGGGCTGGATGGCCGCCGCTACGAACTGATCGTGACCAACCCGCCCTACGTCACCCACGCCGAGACCGACGCGCTGCCGCCCGAATACGCGCACGAGCCGGAACTGGGCCTGCGCGCCGGCGACGACGGCCTGGACCTGGCGCTGAAGATCCTGCGCGACGCGCCGGCGCACCTGAGCGAGGACGGCCTGCTGATCTGCGAAGTCGGCGAATCCGAGCGTGCGCTGGTGCAGCTGCTGCCGGAAGTGGATTTCGCCTGGGTCGAGTTCAAGGTCGGGCAGATGGGCATCTTCGCGGTGGAAGCCAGCGAGCTGGTCGCGCACCACGCGCGCATCGCCGAACTGGCCGCGGGCCGGTGA
- a CDS encoding transglycosylase SLT domain-containing protein — protein sequence MPLSFRITHGWPAVAALALACAAPVAHAERVSARDKAAIEVLDQRLAAAEKRYNDAMVLVGNSDPKGTQESDAALEDIEDVVDACIKQRGCQVGTYLGAYKRLLKAKADTQDAATDADAVDDGAAPLQADPDHISPLAANVPEAARAASLLNDQRHAFDAMVEYNPAVQAGIRRWLTDMRPSLMNSYENYQNLRAIMWPEWEKRGLPEALLFGIIAKESNGRVHANSRVGAAGLMQFMPATGRRFGLGPDGTGFDTRYDARSAAEASAVYINERMAELNRSIELSLAGYNGGEGRAARVYNQMQGRSFWDASVYNQFPAETKDYVPMVIAAAWIFLHPQQYGVAFPKINAQPATLRLAKSTTIYELTICLGSDGTRDGYMRALRNLNPRYEPDGWIPAGVTINATTKIVGLYNRYCVSGPRADLARALITADVNAAIRSPTPVAVDPTGNVAVGDVTPVAGVPTTVATGRPAPVKPKPKQARSYRVAKGDTLGRIADRYSCDLKQLAKANGLRAPGYALKPGQSLKMTGCDK from the coding sequence ATGCCTCTTTCGTTCCGTATCACCCATGGATGGCCCGCCGTGGCTGCCCTGGCGCTGGCCTGCGCCGCGCCCGTCGCCCACGCCGAACGCGTCTCCGCGCGCGACAAGGCCGCCATCGAAGTGCTCGACCAGCGCCTGGCGGCGGCCGAGAAACGCTACAACGACGCGATGGTGCTGGTCGGCAACAGCGACCCCAAGGGCACCCAGGAAAGCGACGCGGCGCTGGAGGACATCGAGGACGTGGTCGACGCCTGCATCAAGCAGCGCGGCTGCCAGGTCGGCACCTACCTGGGCGCGTACAAGCGCCTGCTCAAGGCCAAGGCCGACACGCAGGATGCGGCCACCGACGCCGATGCGGTCGACGACGGCGCCGCGCCGCTGCAGGCCGACCCCGACCACATCAGCCCGCTGGCCGCCAACGTGCCGGAAGCCGCGCGCGCGGCCAGCCTGCTCAACGACCAGCGCCATGCCTTCGACGCGATGGTCGAATACAACCCGGCGGTGCAGGCCGGCATCCGCCGCTGGCTCACCGACATGCGCCCGTCGCTGATGAACAGCTACGAGAACTACCAGAACCTGCGCGCGATCATGTGGCCGGAATGGGAGAAGCGCGGGCTGCCCGAAGCGCTGCTGTTCGGCATCATCGCCAAGGAATCCAACGGCCGCGTGCACGCCAATTCGCGGGTCGGCGCCGCCGGGCTGATGCAGTTCATGCCGGCCACCGGGCGCCGTTTCGGGCTGGGCCCGGACGGCACCGGCTTCGACACCCGCTACGACGCGCGCAGCGCCGCCGAGGCCAGCGCGGTGTACATCAACGAGCGCATGGCCGAGCTCAACCGCAGCATCGAGCTGTCGCTGGCCGGCTACAACGGCGGCGAGGGCCGCGCCGCGCGCGTGTACAACCAGATGCAGGGACGCAGTTTCTGGGACGCCTCGGTGTACAACCAGTTCCCGGCCGAGACCAAGGACTACGTGCCGATGGTGATCGCCGCGGCCTGGATCTTCCTGCACCCGCAGCAGTACGGCGTCGCCTTCCCGAAGATCAATGCGCAGCCGGCCACGCTGCGCCTGGCCAAGTCGACCACGATCTACGAACTGACCATCTGCCTGGGCAGCGACGGCACCCGCGACGGCTACATGCGCGCGCTGCGCAACCTCAACCCGCGCTACGAGCCGGACGGCTGGATCCCGGCCGGGGTCACCATCAACGCCACCACCAAGATCGTCGGCCTGTACAACCGCTATTGCGTCAGCGGCCCGCGCGCCGACCTGGCGCGCGCGCTGATCACCGCCGACGTCAACGCGGCGATCCGCAGCCCCACGCCGGTAGCGGTCGATCCCACCGGCAACGTGGCGGTGGGCGACGTGACCCCGGTGGCCGGGGTGCCGACCACGGTCGCCACCGGGCGCCCGGCGCCGGTCAAGCCCAAGCCCAAGCAGGCGCGCAGCTACCGCGTGGCCAAGGGCGACACGCTGGGCCGCATCGCCGACCGCTACAGCTGCGATCTCAAGCAATTGGCCAAGGCCAACGGCCTGCGCGCGCCGGGCTATGCGTTGAAGCCGGGCCAGTCGCTGAAGATGACCGGCTGCGACAAGTAG
- the aroC gene encoding chorismate synthase, whose translation MSANSFGTLLTVTTFGESHGPAIGCVIDGCPPGLELDASEFAHDLQRRATGKSRHTSARREADEVEILSGVYEGRTTGTPIGLLIRNTDQRSKDYTDIARQFRPGHADYSYWQKYGIRDPRGGGRSSARETTMRVAAGVVAKKWLAQRYGVRVRGYLSQLGPLLPQGFAWDAVEDNAFFWPHAAQVPELESYMDALRKSGDSIGARVTVVADGVPPGWGEPIYGKLDGELAAALMSINAVKGVEIGDGFATVTQKGTEHRDLIAPDGFQSNHAGGVLGGIATGQPIVASLAFKPTSSLRLPGATVDVDGQAVDVITTGRHDPCVGIRATPIAEAMMALVLMDQALRHRAQCGDVGSITPRIPGGGDG comes from the coding sequence ATGAGCGCGAACAGCTTCGGCACCCTGCTGACCGTCACCACCTTCGGCGAATCGCACGGGCCGGCGATCGGCTGCGTGATCGACGGTTGCCCGCCGGGGCTGGAGCTCGACGCCAGCGAGTTCGCCCACGACCTGCAGCGCCGCGCCACCGGCAAGAGCCGCCACACCTCGGCGCGGCGCGAGGCCGACGAGGTCGAGATCCTGTCAGGGGTCTACGAGGGCCGCACCACCGGCACTCCGATCGGCCTGCTGATCCGCAACACCGACCAGCGCAGCAAGGACTACACCGACATCGCCCGCCAGTTCCGCCCGGGCCATGCCGACTACAGCTACTGGCAAAAGTACGGCATCCGCGACCCGCGCGGCGGCGGCCGCTCCTCGGCGCGCGAGACCACGATGCGCGTGGCCGCCGGCGTGGTCGCCAAGAAGTGGCTGGCGCAACGCTACGGCGTGCGCGTGCGCGGCTACCTGTCGCAGCTCGGGCCGCTGCTGCCGCAGGGCTTCGCCTGGGATGCGGTGGAAGACAACGCGTTCTTCTGGCCGCACGCGGCGCAGGTGCCGGAGCTGGAAAGCTACATGGACGCGCTGCGCAAGTCCGGCGATTCGATCGGCGCGCGGGTCACCGTGGTCGCCGACGGCGTGCCGCCGGGCTGGGGCGAGCCGATCTACGGCAAGCTCGACGGCGAACTGGCCGCGGCGCTGATGAGCATCAACGCGGTCAAGGGCGTGGAGATCGGCGACGGCTTCGCCACGGTGACCCAGAAGGGCACCGAGCACCGCGACCTGATCGCGCCGGACGGCTTCCAGTCCAACCACGCCGGTGGCGTGCTCGGCGGCATCGCCACCGGCCAGCCGATCGTCGCCTCGCTGGCGTTCAAGCCCACCTCCAGCCTGCGCCTGCCCGGCGCCACGGTGGACGTGGACGGGCAGGCGGTGGACGTCATCACCACCGGCCGCCACGACCCCTGCGTCGGCATCCGCGCCACCCCGATCGCCGAGGCGATGATGGCGCTGGTGCTGATGGACCAGGCGCTGCGCCATCGCGCGCAGTGCGGCGACGTCGGCAGCATCACCCCGCGCATCCCCGGCGGTGGCGATGGCTGA
- a CDS encoding FimV/HubP family polar landmark protein has translation MRLQPRIFHRLRRHAASASGLGRAWRAACALLLLACSQAALALGLGDIRVLSKPGQPFLAEIPVISNEPGELENARVALASPATFARVGLERPDGLVGDLQFRFGQTNQGRAVIRVSSRMPVEVPSLSFLIEVDWGKGRLIREYSALMDAPNTAAAIDAPAIDAPAAAVPSDRIARSEPLPPQSPAPVVGTPAAPPARPTAPAAPARSAPAPAAAPGDALAPVQRGQTLSQIAGQLARGSGSSLDQTMLALLRANPDAFIRGNVNLLKQGAVLRTPRQEELASIDAAAATAIVREQAAQWRQARAPVPQPAQAQQAETTAPAAAKPAAAASAAAAPGARLEIAPAVPAQRDKAGTKSGTGAGDEGDMVATQQLQQAREDLAARDAEVQELRSRVEQLEKLKAQQQQLIALKDSDLAAAQKRLAQAGQTQAPAQPAPAASNGWPLWLWGGLALLVLGVGALLLSRRRKPSPLPPLPRHDYDTAALAAAVPVVAHRDVDAPDLPPLDERAHDVAEDETYAEQAYQEQAFERELAGHAPHRDDADDVPAAEHPHFASRPEAEAEVASAAQTPIDADAPWRQPPPVLAPTPVAPAVAARHEPTWHQDDAPAAAEPVAEPEPTHPPIGRERLELAVAYMDLGDNETARTLLTEVAAGGDPASRAEAVQLLGRLG, from the coding sequence ATGCGCCTACAACCACGTATTTTCCATCGTCTGCGCCGCCATGCTGCGTCTGCATCCGGCCTGGGCCGCGCCTGGCGTGCGGCATGCGCGCTGCTGCTGCTGGCCTGCAGCCAGGCCGCACTGGCGCTGGGGCTGGGCGACATCCGCGTGCTGTCCAAACCCGGCCAGCCGTTCCTGGCCGAGATCCCGGTGATCTCCAACGAGCCCGGCGAACTGGAGAACGCGCGCGTGGCGCTGGCCTCGCCGGCGACCTTCGCCCGGGTCGGGCTGGAGCGCCCGGACGGCCTGGTCGGCGACCTGCAGTTCCGTTTCGGCCAGACCAACCAGGGCCGCGCGGTGATCCGGGTCAGCAGCCGGATGCCGGTCGAGGTGCCGTCGCTGAGCTTCCTGATCGAGGTCGATTGGGGCAAGGGCCGGCTGATCCGCGAATATTCGGCCTTGATGGACGCGCCCAACACCGCTGCCGCGATCGACGCGCCGGCGATCGATGCGCCGGCCGCCGCGGTGCCGTCCGACCGCATCGCCCGCAGCGAGCCGTTGCCGCCGCAGTCGCCGGCGCCGGTCGTCGGTACGCCGGCCGCGCCTCCCGCGCGGCCGACCGCACCCGCCGCGCCGGCGCGCAGCGCGCCAGCGCCGGCGGCGGCGCCCGGCGATGCGCTGGCGCCGGTGCAACGCGGGCAGACCCTGTCGCAGATCGCCGGACAGCTGGCGCGCGGCAGCGGCAGTTCGCTGGACCAGACCATGCTCGCGCTGCTGCGCGCCAATCCGGATGCCTTCATCCGCGGCAACGTCAACCTGCTCAAGCAGGGCGCGGTGTTGCGCACGCCGCGGCAGGAAGAGCTGGCCAGCATCGATGCCGCCGCCGCCACCGCCATCGTCCGCGAACAGGCCGCGCAATGGCGCCAGGCGCGTGCCCCGGTGCCGCAACCGGCGCAGGCGCAGCAAGCCGAGACGACGGCGCCGGCGGCCGCCAAGCCGGCCGCGGCGGCGAGCGCCGCCGCGGCGCCGGGCGCACGCCTGGAAATCGCGCCGGCGGTGCCGGCGCAGCGCGACAAGGCAGGAACCAAGTCCGGCACCGGTGCCGGCGACGAGGGAGACATGGTGGCGACTCAACAATTGCAGCAGGCGCGCGAAGACCTCGCGGCACGCGATGCCGAGGTCCAGGAATTGCGCTCGCGGGTCGAGCAGCTGGAAAAGCTCAAGGCCCAGCAGCAGCAACTGATCGCGCTGAAGGACAGCGACCTGGCCGCGGCGCAGAAGCGCCTGGCGCAGGCCGGGCAGACCCAGGCTCCGGCGCAGCCCGCGCCGGCGGCGTCCAACGGCTGGCCGCTGTGGCTGTGGGGCGGACTGGCGTTGCTGGTGCTGGGCGTCGGCGCGTTGCTGCTGTCGCGCCGCCGCAAGCCCTCGCCGTTGCCGCCGTTGCCGCGGCACGACTACGACACGGCGGCGCTGGCCGCGGCGGTGCCGGTGGTGGCGCATCGCGACGTGGATGCCCCGGACCTGCCGCCGCTGGACGAGCGCGCGCACGACGTGGCCGAAGACGAGACGTACGCAGAGCAGGCTTACCAGGAGCAGGCGTTCGAGCGCGAACTGGCCGGGCATGCGCCGCATCGCGACGACGCGGACGACGTGCCGGCAGCGGAGCATCCGCACTTCGCATCGCGCCCCGAGGCCGAGGCCGAGGTTGCGTCCGCGGCGCAGACGCCGATCGACGCCGACGCGCCATGGCGGCAGCCGCCGCCGGTGCTGGCGCCGACCCCGGTCGCGCCAGCGGTTGCGGCACGCCACGAGCCGACCTGGCACCAGGACGATGCGCCGGCCGCCGCCGAACCGGTCGCCGAACCGGAGCCGACCCATCCGCCGATCGGCCGCGAGCGCCTGGAGCTGGCGGTGGCCTACATGGACCTGGGCGACAACGAAACCGCGCGGACCCTGCTGACCGAAGTGGCGGCCGGTGGCGATCCGGCCTCGCGTGCCGAGGCCGTGCAGTTGCTGGGACGCCTGGGCTGA
- a CDS encoding 2-hydroxyacid dehydrogenase: protein MAESRPRVWVSQPLFDDVVARLGEHCVLTTTADVTRYSPQDLAAALAPLDGALVTLNERIGAAEIAAAPRLRAIANVGVGYNNLDLDALSAAGIVASNTPDVLTETTADLGFALLMAAARRITESERWLREGQWRQWSFQTMLGADVHGSTLGILGMGRIGQAIARRAAGFSMRVLYHNRSRLPAEVERAHAAGYVGFDELLARADHLLLVLPYSAQSHHILDAAALARMKPTATVVNIARGGLIDELALADALAHGRLAAAGLDVYEGEPAVRPELLALRNVVLTPHIGSASAATRRAMVALAVDNLLAALGIGADAGRPPNALNLDAIAAAGNGGGIGAGKKR from the coding sequence ATGGCTGAGTCGCGGCCACGGGTGTGGGTCAGCCAGCCGCTGTTCGACGATGTCGTCGCACGGCTCGGCGAACATTGCGTGCTGACCACCACCGCGGACGTGACCCGCTATTCGCCGCAGGACCTGGCCGCCGCGCTGGCGCCGCTGGACGGCGCGCTGGTGACCCTCAACGAGCGCATCGGCGCGGCCGAGATCGCCGCCGCGCCGCGGCTGCGCGCCATCGCCAACGTCGGCGTCGGCTACAACAACCTGGACCTGGACGCGCTCAGCGCAGCCGGCATCGTCGCCAGCAACACGCCCGACGTGCTCACCGAGACCACCGCCGACCTCGGCTTCGCCCTGCTGATGGCCGCGGCGCGGCGCATCACCGAGTCCGAGCGCTGGCTGCGCGAGGGGCAGTGGCGGCAGTGGTCGTTCCAGACCATGCTCGGCGCCGACGTGCACGGCAGCACCCTGGGCATCCTCGGCATGGGCCGCATCGGCCAGGCCATCGCGCGCCGCGCCGCCGGCTTCTCGATGCGCGTGCTGTACCACAACCGCAGCCGCCTGCCGGCCGAGGTGGAGCGTGCGCACGCGGCCGGCTATGTCGGTTTCGACGAACTGCTGGCGCGCGCCGATCACCTGCTGCTGGTGCTGCCGTATTCTGCGCAGTCGCACCACATCCTCGATGCCGCGGCGCTGGCGCGGATGAAGCCGACCGCGACCGTGGTGAACATCGCCCGCGGCGGCCTGATCGACGAACTGGCGCTGGCCGACGCGCTCGCGCACGGGCGCCTGGCCGCGGCCGGGCTGGACGTGTACGAAGGCGAGCCGGCGGTGCGCCCGGAACTGCTGGCGCTGCGCAACGTGGTGCTGACCCCGCACATCGGCAGCGCCAGCGCCGCGACCCGCCGCGCGATGGTGGCGCTGGCGGTGGACAACCTGCTGGCCGCGCTGGGCATCGGCGCCGACGCCGGGCGTCCGCCGAATGCATTGAACCTGGACGCGATCGCGGCTGCCGGCAACGGCGGCGGCATTGGCGCGGGCAAAAAACGATAG